From Chryseobacterium shandongense, the proteins below share one genomic window:
- the xylA gene encoding xylose isomerase, with translation MNTLTGTKEFFTGIEKIKFEGKESRNPMAFRYYDAERVVMGKPMKDWTRFAMAWWHTLCANGSDPFGGATIHHPWDIGNDAVTRAMHKIDAGFEFMSKMGFNYYCFHDIDLVDPADNWKEYEKNLQTVVEYAKQKQAETGIKLLWGTANVFTHERYMNGASTNPNFDVVACAGTQVKNSIDATIALGGENYVFWGGREGYMSLLNTDMKREKDHLARFLSMSRDYARQQGFKGTFLIEPKPMEPTKHQYDYDSETVIGFLRHYGLDKDFKLNIEVNHATLAGHTFEHELQVAVDAGLLGSIDANRGDYQNGWDTDQFPVDYLEMVQAWLVLLPAGGLGTGGVNFDAKIRRNSIDPEDLFISHISGMDVFAKGLLAAADILENSDYKKLRTDRYASFDNGNGKAFEEGNLKLEDLQRIAHEIGEPQPKSGKQELFEAIVNMYI, from the coding sequence ATGAACACTTTAACTGGTACGAAAGAGTTTTTTACGGGGATCGAAAAGATTAAGTTTGAAGGGAAAGAAAGCAGAAATCCAATGGCATTCCGCTACTATGATGCAGAAAGAGTAGTAATGGGAAAACCAATGAAAGACTGGACCCGTTTTGCGATGGCATGGTGGCATACCCTATGTGCAAACGGAAGCGATCCTTTCGGAGGAGCTACCATTCATCACCCTTGGGATATCGGGAATGATGCCGTAACGAGAGCAATGCACAAAATAGATGCAGGCTTTGAATTTATGTCTAAAATGGGATTCAACTATTACTGTTTCCATGATATCGACCTGGTAGATCCGGCAGATAATTGGAAAGAGTATGAAAAAAACCTTCAGACTGTGGTAGAATATGCCAAACAAAAGCAGGCAGAAACCGGAATCAAACTTTTATGGGGAACTGCAAATGTTTTCACCCACGAAAGATACATGAACGGAGCCTCTACCAATCCGAATTTTGATGTGGTAGCATGCGCGGGAACTCAGGTGAAAAATTCTATCGATGCAACCATTGCTTTAGGTGGAGAAAATTATGTATTCTGGGGTGGAAGAGAAGGATATATGAGCCTTCTAAACACAGACATGAAACGTGAAAAAGATCATTTGGCACGTTTCCTTTCAATGTCAAGAGACTACGCTCGTCAGCAAGGATTTAAAGGCACTTTCCTGATTGAGCCTAAACCAATGGAACCAACAAAACACCAGTACGACTACGATTCTGAAACGGTAATCGGCTTCCTTAGACATTACGGGCTAGACAAAGATTTTAAATTAAATATTGAAGTAAATCATGCTACGTTGGCTGGTCATACTTTTGAACATGAACTTCAGGTAGCGGTGGACGCAGGACTTTTGGGAAGTATTGATGCTAACAGAGGAGATTATCAGAATGGCTGGGACACAGATCAGTTTCCGGTAGATTATCTAGAGATGGTTCAGGCTTGGTTGGTATTGCTTCCGGCAGGAGGACTAGGGACAGGAGGGGTAAACTTCGATGCAAAAATCAGAAGAAATTCTATTGATCCCGAAGACTTGTTCATCTCTCACATTTCAGGAATGGATGTTTTTGCGAAAGGTCTTCTGGCAGCAGCTGATATTCTTGAAAACTCAGACTATAAAAAATTAAGAACAGACCGCTACGCTTCTTTTGACAACGGAAACGGAAAGGCATTCGAAGAAGGAAACCTTAAACTGGAAGATCTTCAGAGAATCGCACATGAAATCGGGGAACCTCAGCCAAAAAGCGGAAAACAGGAATTGTTTGAAGCTATCGTGAACATGTATATCTAA
- a CDS encoding SusC/RagA family TonB-linked outer membrane protein: MNRFYLAKTNKAALFFAMALLPSGLAYAQVKKDTVPKEKRIEEVVMIGYGAQKKEAVTGSVASLSGNAIKEVPSANITDAIQGRLPGVDIGRTSTKPGAVQQIRIRGERSLTGSNDPLIVLDGIPFVGSLGDISPSDIKTLDILKDASATAIYGSRGANGVILITTNRGGKGQRARFAYNGYTGFQTIFSKYPMMDGPKFAKLRSDANLFTNGPDEFNNINTDWQDQYYGVGLMMNHDVSVTGGTEKGGYNFGVAYFQQNGVVPLQSYKRLSIRGALDQEINSWLKVGFSTNSNFSINDFNSVSGAPILGYSPLTSPYLADGSPRLRTTFANQDQTALQTRSILENLGDAYADRTNAFSSYNNLYGEVKIPGVEGLKYRLNVGLTYRNSNSGYYLGTGALNYQTTNASSASIGNSLTTQWVLENLITYDRTFGKHKINATALYSAEQTRFNSSSIAARDVPIDAFQYFNLGQAQGEITIDPNNQGYWRRGLMSFMGRAMYQYDNRYMLTATVRSDGASVLAKGHQWHTYPAVSVGWNVANESFLRDSKFINTLKLRAGFGQTSNQAVAPYTTFGSLSTTPYNFGGSNAIGNYVNTAPNASLGWEFSKTWNYGVDFTILNRRITGTLEYYVTNTEKLLLAKALPQSSGLGSVTENVGSSQNKGFEISLNGIIFNNPDGFSWEVGGNLSANRNKITSLASGTDRNVNNLWFVGYNINAIYDYQYIGLWQQGDPYLNILEPQVGAAPGMIKVLYTGGYNEDGTPKRAINEADRQIINTNPDFIGGFNTRLAYKNLDLSIVGAFQKGGVLISSIYGSAGYLNRLTGRGNNVDVDYWTPENTDARYPKPGGLLSGDNPKYASTLALFDGSFVKIRTITLGYNFDKSLLDNLGVSNLRLYVTIQNPFVFGSPYYRESGMDPEPNSRGNENQAVNSYKANQLIIGTNNPSTRNYMMGLNLTF, encoded by the coding sequence ATGAACCGATTTTATTTAGCTAAAACCAATAAGGCGGCCCTGTTTTTTGCCATGGCCTTATTACCTTCTGGCTTGGCCTATGCCCAGGTTAAAAAAGACACGGTACCTAAAGAGAAGAGAATTGAAGAAGTAGTGATGATTGGGTACGGAGCGCAGAAAAAAGAAGCTGTAACAGGATCTGTAGCATCACTTAGTGGCAATGCTATCAAAGAAGTACCTTCAGCAAATATTACAGATGCTATCCAGGGACGTCTTCCCGGAGTTGACATCGGAAGAACATCTACAAAACCGGGAGCTGTGCAGCAGATTCGTATCAGAGGTGAACGTTCTTTAACCGGATCAAACGACCCTTTAATTGTGCTGGATGGTATCCCATTCGTAGGTTCTCTGGGTGATATTAGTCCGTCAGACATTAAAACCTTGGATATTCTTAAAGATGCTTCTGCTACTGCAATCTACGGTTCCCGGGGTGCGAATGGTGTAATATTAATTACTACAAACAGAGGAGGAAAAGGCCAAAGAGCAAGATTTGCATATAACGGATATACGGGATTTCAGACTATATTTTCCAAATATCCCATGATGGACGGGCCAAAATTTGCTAAACTTAGATCGGATGCTAATTTGTTTACAAACGGACCCGATGAATTCAATAATATAAATACAGACTGGCAGGATCAGTATTACGGTGTTGGTCTTATGATGAACCACGATGTAAGTGTGACAGGCGGAACAGAAAAAGGTGGATACAATTTTGGAGTTGCCTATTTTCAGCAGAACGGAGTTGTTCCTTTACAGAGTTATAAAAGGCTATCGATAAGAGGCGCTTTAGACCAGGAAATAAATTCATGGCTGAAAGTCGGGTTTTCCACAAATTCAAACTTTTCTATCAATGATTTTAATAGTGTTAGCGGCGCACCTATTTTAGGATATTCACCACTAACAAGTCCTTACCTTGCTGATGGCTCACCAAGATTAAGAACAACATTTGCCAATCAGGATCAAACTGCATTGCAGACAAGGTCGATTTTAGAAAATTTAGGTGATGCTTATGCAGACCGTACCAATGCTTTCAGCTCTTATAACAATCTTTACGGAGAAGTTAAAATTCCCGGAGTTGAAGGTCTTAAATACAGGTTAAATGTTGGGCTTACCTACAGAAATTCCAACAGTGGTTATTATTTGGGAACAGGAGCCTTAAATTATCAGACAACCAACGCATCATCAGCGAGTATTGGAAACTCTTTAACCACACAGTGGGTTCTGGAAAACCTTATTACGTACGACAGAACTTTCGGAAAGCACAAAATTAATGCAACTGCTTTATATTCTGCTGAACAAACCAGATTTAACAGCTCATCAATAGCGGCAAGGGATGTTCCAATTGATGCATTCCAATATTTTAATTTAGGACAGGCTCAGGGTGAAATAACGATTGACCCGAATAACCAGGGATATTGGAGAAGAGGGCTAATGTCTTTTATGGGAAGAGCTATGTATCAATATGATAACCGATATATGTTAACTGCTACAGTGCGTTCCGACGGTGCTTCTGTTTTGGCTAAAGGCCACCAATGGCATACTTATCCTGCTGTTTCTGTTGGATGGAATGTGGCCAACGAAAGCTTCCTCCGAGATTCAAAATTTATTAACACCCTTAAATTAAGAGCAGGTTTCGGACAGACATCAAACCAGGCTGTCGCTCCTTATACAACATTTGGAAGCCTCAGTACCACACCTTATAATTTCGGAGGCAGTAATGCAATAGGAAATTATGTTAATACTGCGCCTAATGCATCTTTGGGATGGGAATTTTCAAAAACCTGGAATTATGGGGTAGACTTTACAATTCTTAACAGAAGAATTACCGGTACCCTAGAATATTATGTAACCAATACAGAGAAATTACTCCTTGCGAAAGCTTTACCTCAATCCAGTGGTTTAGGTTCTGTTACTGAAAATGTAGGATCATCACAGAATAAAGGTTTCGAAATATCTTTAAATGGAATTATCTTTAATAATCCCGATGGATTCAGTTGGGAAGTCGGAGGTAATCTATCAGCAAACAGAAACAAAATTACCTCACTGGCTTCCGGAACAGACAGAAATGTAAATAACCTTTGGTTTGTTGGCTATAATATTAATGCAATATATGATTATCAATATATTGGTTTATGGCAGCAGGGCGATCCTTATTTAAATATTCTTGAACCGCAGGTAGGCGCTGCGCCGGGAATGATAAAGGTTTTGTATACAGGGGGCTATAATGAAGACGGTACTCCGAAAAGAGCAATTAACGAAGCAGACAGACAGATCATCAATACGAATCCTGATTTTATCGGAGGCTTTAATACAAGACTGGCCTATAAAAATTTAGACTTAAGCATTGTAGGTGCTTTTCAGAAAGGAGGAGTACTCATCAGTTCTATCTATGGTTCCGCAGGATACCTCAACAGACTTACGGGTAGAGGAAACAACGTAGATGTAGATTACTGGACACCGGAAAATACAGACGCAAGATATCCGAAACCAGGCGGACTGCTTAGTGGAGACAACCCTAAATATGCTTCTACACTTGCATTATTTGACGGCTCATTCGTTAAGATAAGGACCATAACATTAGGATATAATTTTGATAAGAGCCTTCTGGATAATCTAGGGGTAAGCAATTTGAGATTATATGTTACCATACAAAATCCATTTGTTTTTGGCTCACCGTACTACAGAGAATCAGGCATGGATCCGGAACCGAACTCAAGAGGAAACGAAAACCAGGCTGTAAACTCATATAAGGCAAACCAGCTTATTATTGGTACCAACAATCCGTCAACCAGAAATTACATGATGGGACTAAATTTAACCTTTTAA
- a CDS encoding xylulokinase, whose product MYLLGYDIGSSSVKVCLIEASSGKVIASEFSPKKEMQITAVNPGWAEQNPVDWWTNLKLAHEAVMHESGIHAEDIKGIGITWQMHGLILVDKDQNLLRPSIIWCDSRAVPYGEKAFKEIGEEKCLSHLLNSPGNFTASKLAWVKENEPEIFNKIDKIMLPGDYIAMRLSGEIGITIEGLSEGIFWDFKNNCISEDVISHYGIPKSFFPEIVPTFGIQATVSASAAQELGLKEGTPISYRAGDQPNNALSLNVFNPGEIASTAGTSGVVYGVLDQLEYDKLSRVNTFAHVNYTPEQTRLGVLLCINGTGILNSWLKHNFATSLSSYGDMNELASLSPVGSKGLSIVPFGNGAERVLENKETNCSIHGINFNIHTKGDILRAAQEGIVFSYEYGMNIMRNIGMDIQVIRAGNANMFLSSIFRQSLSSVSNAVIELYDTDGAVGAARAAGMGIGFYADSKEAFSSLEKIAVIEPEHEKQEQYLEAYTRWKHHLNEII is encoded by the coding sequence ATGTACTTACTAGGCTACGATATCGGCAGTTCTTCTGTAAAAGTTTGTCTCATCGAGGCATCCAGCGGAAAAGTGATTGCTTCAGAATTTTCCCCGAAAAAGGAAATGCAAATCACCGCTGTGAATCCGGGATGGGCAGAACAAAACCCTGTCGACTGGTGGACAAACCTGAAACTGGCACACGAAGCTGTGATGCACGAATCAGGAATCCACGCCGAAGACATCAAAGGGATTGGGATTACCTGGCAGATGCACGGTCTTATTCTCGTAGACAAAGATCAGAATCTATTGAGACCGTCGATTATCTGGTGTGATAGCCGCGCAGTACCATACGGAGAAAAAGCTTTCAAAGAAATAGGAGAAGAAAAATGCCTTTCGCATTTATTAAACTCACCGGGAAATTTTACAGCATCGAAATTAGCCTGGGTAAAAGAAAACGAACCGGAAATTTTTAATAAAATTGATAAAATAATGCTTCCGGGAGACTATATCGCGATGAGACTTTCCGGAGAGATCGGGATCACAATTGAAGGTCTTTCAGAAGGAATTTTCTGGGATTTTAAAAACAACTGTATCTCAGAAGACGTTATCAGCCATTACGGAATTCCAAAAAGTTTCTTTCCGGAGATTGTTCCTACTTTCGGGATTCAGGCAACGGTTTCTGCTTCTGCCGCTCAGGAATTAGGCTTAAAAGAAGGAACACCTATTTCTTACAGAGCAGGAGATCAGCCTAATAATGCACTTTCTCTTAATGTATTTAATCCGGGAGAAATTGCTTCCACTGCCGGAACTTCAGGAGTGGTGTACGGAGTACTGGATCAGCTGGAATATGATAAATTATCAAGAGTTAATACATTTGCCCACGTCAATTATACGCCGGAGCAAACCAGATTGGGTGTATTATTGTGCATCAATGGCACAGGAATATTAAACTCATGGCTAAAGCATAATTTTGCCACCTCATTATCTTCATACGGCGATATGAACGAGCTGGCTTCTCTTTCACCGGTAGGTTCCAAAGGTCTTAGTATTGTCCCTTTCGGAAATGGTGCCGAAAGAGTATTGGAAAACAAAGAAACCAACTGCTCTATTCACGGAATTAATTTTAACATTCATACAAAAGGAGACATTCTGCGGGCGGCGCAGGAAGGAATTGTCTTTTCCTATGAATACGGAATGAATATCATGAGAAATATCGGAATGGATATTCAGGTAATCCGTGCAGGAAATGCCAATATGTTTTTAAGTTCAATATTTCGCCAATCACTTTCAAGTGTCAGCAATGCGGTAATTGAACTTTATGATACCGACGGAGCTGTGGGAGCTGCAAGAGCGGCGGGAATGGGAATAGGATTTTATGCAGATTCCAAAGAAGCATTTTCATCACTCGAAAAAATAGCAGTGATAGAGCCTGAACACGAAAAACAAGAACAATATCTGGAAGCCTATACAAGATGGAAACATCATCTTAATGAAATAATCTAA
- a CDS encoding SDR family oxidoreductase — protein sequence MKEIFSIKDKVAIITGASGVLGGSLAKSFIEAGAKVVALGRNQETLNVRVKELTESGGEALAVEANVLNIESLEAASKKIKEKYGRIDILLNIAGGNIPSATLSPEQSFFDTNIQGWDEVTDLNINGTVYPSYVFGKAMAEQGSGSIVNISSMAAYSAITRVAGYSAAKSAITNFTQWLASDVALKFGDKIRVNAVAPGFFIGDQNRAILLNPDGSLTDRSKKVIAKTPMQRFGEVEELNGAVQFLCSDAASFITGALLPVDGGFSAFSGV from the coding sequence ATGAAAGAAATATTCAGCATAAAAGATAAAGTAGCCATCATTACAGGTGCTTCGGGCGTCTTAGGTGGAAGCTTGGCAAAAAGTTTCATTGAAGCGGGAGCAAAAGTGGTTGCATTAGGCCGAAATCAGGAAACACTGAATGTTCGTGTAAAAGAACTTACAGAATCCGGAGGTGAAGCACTTGCAGTAGAAGCAAATGTGTTAAATATTGAAAGTCTTGAAGCCGCCTCAAAAAAAATTAAAGAAAAATATGGCAGAATTGATATTCTCCTGAATATCGCAGGAGGAAATATCCCTTCCGCAACATTATCTCCCGAACAGTCATTTTTCGATACGAATATTCAGGGCTGGGATGAGGTGACCGATCTTAACATCAACGGAACTGTTTACCCAAGCTATGTTTTCGGAAAAGCAATGGCAGAACAGGGAAGCGGAAGTATTGTAAACATCTCATCAATGGCAGCTTATTCGGCCATTACAAGAGTGGCAGGGTATTCTGCTGCGAAATCGGCGATCACCAACTTCACCCAATGGCTCGCTTCAGATGTCGCATTAAAATTCGGAGATAAAATCCGTGTGAATGCAGTAGCACCGGGATTTTTTATCGGTGACCAGAACCGGGCGATTCTATTAAATCCGGATGGTTCTTTAACCGACAGGAGTAAAAAAGTAATTGCCAAAACTCCAATGCAGCGTTTCGGGGAAGTAGAAGAGCTGAATGGGGCGGTACAGTTTCTCTGCTCAGATGCCGCAAGTTTTATCACCGGTGCATTACTGCCTGTTGACGGCGGTTTTAGCGCATTTAGCGGAGTTTAA
- a CDS encoding RagB/SusD family nutrient uptake outer membrane protein, whose product MINFNKKFIAALFLASLTFSTGCNEILDEQPRGIYTPEDFTTERGISQGVTSLYRQLRLLYGNGYWLNANMTGTDEATWAQSADGNFKDLDMSGGAGSINSNTFPTSMVWGSVFPSINTANGIIENGSKAGIAESLISEARFFRSFYYLLLVQTYGGVPLDLGSGELAFNIDPKTSSTRNTVSEVYTKAIFPGLVKAIENLPTNPRVTGGVTKNVARLYLSKAYLTYAWWLQNPNNIPTYPETSRTDPDGHNAQWYFQKAYDIAMEGINNPGPYVLMPTYYDINRGDNDRNKECMLYADHTETSAYFNEGVIQASYGDGWSPNNFAAWMLTFNYTNLKSSTTSGTWTNASSVQRAATQSLGRPWTRMAPTIEVIKNTFADKTLDSRYDGTFVTTYRGNWNKEGTGLTNVQTLYNANNLPINPGDAVLSFLNDDSQLPTYPSNAGQSGIGAGTLPGRADWVVAPNGISRIVYPGIWKIGTYRTDNGNGLGFPNPSLTRPFVAAKFSEFYLLAAEAAVKGASGSMSARDLVNVLRARAGKWVWSVSGNAPKIQDNSAAMVAATPSVITIDYILAERSREYFGEGYRWFDLVRTQTWAQKSATYSIGGVNYGNHTPQTVTRNIQNFHYLRPIPQGQLDAMEVSADVKAKYQNPGY is encoded by the coding sequence ATGATCAATTTTAATAAAAAATTCATTGCTGCTCTATTTCTAGCATCATTAACATTCAGCACAGGCTGTAATGAGATATTGGATGAGCAGCCGAGAGGTATTTATACACCGGAAGATTTTACTACAGAGAGAGGTATTTCGCAAGGAGTGACTTCTTTGTACAGACAGTTGCGTTTGCTTTACGGAAACGGCTATTGGCTAAATGCAAATATGACGGGTACTGATGAAGCAACATGGGCACAAAGTGCAGACGGGAACTTTAAAGATCTTGATATGTCCGGCGGAGCAGGCAGCATCAACTCAAATACTTTCCCTACAAGTATGGTTTGGGGATCTGTTTTCCCGTCAATTAATACCGCAAACGGGATTATTGAAAATGGATCTAAAGCCGGTATTGCAGAATCCCTAATTTCAGAAGCAAGATTTTTCAGATCATTCTATTATTTGCTGTTAGTGCAAACTTATGGTGGAGTACCACTAGATCTAGGCTCCGGGGAGTTGGCTTTCAATATTGATCCTAAAACAAGTTCTACAAGAAATACTGTATCAGAGGTGTATACAAAAGCAATATTTCCTGGCTTGGTTAAAGCTATTGAAAATCTCCCCACTAATCCGCGCGTTACAGGAGGAGTTACAAAAAATGTTGCCAGACTATACCTTTCAAAGGCGTATTTAACTTACGCATGGTGGCTGCAAAATCCAAATAATATTCCTACATATCCTGAAACTTCCAGAACAGATCCTGATGGACACAACGCTCAATGGTACTTTCAAAAAGCATATGATATAGCAATGGAAGGAATAAACAACCCTGGCCCATATGTTTTAATGCCCACATATTATGACATTAATAGAGGAGATAATGATCGTAATAAAGAATGTATGCTTTATGCAGATCACACAGAAACGAGCGCATATTTCAATGAAGGAGTAATTCAGGCCAGCTACGGAGACGGATGGTCCCCCAATAATTTTGCCGCCTGGATGTTAACCTTCAATTACACCAATCTTAAGAGCAGTACAACAAGCGGAACATGGACTAATGCAAGCTCGGTTCAGAGGGCTGCCACACAATCTTTAGGCAGACCTTGGACGCGTATGGCTCCTACTATTGAAGTTATTAAAAATACTTTTGCAGACAAAACCCTGGATTCCCGTTATGACGGAACTTTCGTAACCACTTATCGAGGAAACTGGAACAAAGAAGGAACAGGACTTACTAATGTTCAGACACTTTATAATGCAAACAATCTTCCGATAAATCCTGGTGACGCTGTACTATCCTTCTTAAATGATGATTCGCAGCTACCTACTTATCCTTCAAATGCAGGACAAAGTGGTATAGGAGCAGGTACATTGCCGGGTAGAGCCGACTGGGTAGTTGCACCAAACGGAATTAGCAGAATTGTTTATCCAGGAATCTGGAAAATCGGAACATACCGTACTGATAATGGAAATGGTTTAGGATTTCCCAATCCAAGTTTGACACGTCCTTTTGTGGCTGCAAAATTTTCAGAATTTTATTTACTTGCTGCGGAGGCAGCTGTTAAAGGGGCCTCAGGTTCAATGTCTGCGCGGGATCTTGTAAACGTTCTTCGTGCAAGAGCTGGGAAATGGGTTTGGAGTGTTAGCGGAAATGCTCCGAAGATACAAGATAATAGTGCGGCAATGGTTGCTGCAACACCATCTGTAATAACCATAGACTATATCTTGGCAGAAAGATCGAGAGAATATTTTGGCGAAGGATATAGATGGTTTGATTTGGTAAGAACGCAAACTTGGGCTCAGAAATCTGCAACCTATTCGATTGGTGGGGTTAACTACGGAAACCATACACCGCAAACAGTTACCAGAAACATTCAGAATTTCCATTACTTAAGACCAATCCCACAGGGACAGCTTGATGCAATGGAAGTTTCTGCAGATGTAAAAGCAAAATACCAGAACCCTGGTTATTAG
- a CDS encoding NUDIX hydrolase → MSPDFIHTYVSVDCVVFGFDLENRLNILLVQRHVDEIPLERRRKLPGSLIFSNEDVDDAAERVLHELTGIRKMVLKQFKCFADPGRANNEHDITWMGKEYKHHIDRIITVAYLSLCKIDHKINSTKYDNVDWFPIDEVPELPFDHNKIISESLVEIRKWIESDFSIIFELLPKRFTIRQLYQLYSALSEKYIDIKNFHKKISSFNYIVPLDEIEKNVSHRAARYYKFDAKIYKKNNTKLIK, encoded by the coding sequence ATGAGCCCTGACTTTATTCATACGTACGTGTCTGTAGATTGTGTAGTATTCGGATTTGATCTCGAAAACCGCCTGAACATTTTGTTGGTTCAGCGACATGTAGACGAGATCCCTTTGGAAAGAAGAAGAAAACTACCGGGGAGCCTGATCTTTAGCAACGAAGATGTAGACGATGCTGCAGAGAGAGTTCTTCATGAGCTTACAGGAATCCGTAAAATGGTGCTTAAACAATTTAAATGCTTTGCAGATCCGGGACGTGCGAATAACGAACACGATATTACATGGATGGGTAAAGAATACAAACACCATATCGACAGGATCATTACGGTAGCGTATCTTTCACTCTGCAAGATCGATCATAAGATCAACAGCACAAAATATGATAATGTAGACTGGTTCCCGATTGACGAAGTTCCGGAACTGCCCTTTGATCATAACAAGATCATCAGCGAATCACTGGTGGAGATCAGAAAATGGATAGAATCAGACTTCTCTATTATTTTTGAGCTGCTGCCGAAAAGATTCACCATCAGACAGCTTTATCAGCTCTACAGTGCATTAAGCGAAAAGTATATTGATATTAAAAATTTTCATAAAAAAATATCATCATTCAACTACATTGTTCCGCTGGACGAAATAGAAAAAAACGTTTCGCACCGCGCCGCAAGATATTATAAGTTTGACGCAAAGATTTACAAGAAAAACAATACTAAACTAATCAAATAA
- the uxuA gene encoding mannonate dehydratase, giving the protein MEKTWRWFGKNDQIKLGTLRQIGVEGIVSALHDIPNGEVWSFEAINDYKNYIESHGLRWSVVESLPVSEAIKYGGEDRDFLIDNYIKSLENLGKAGVTTICYNFMPVLDWARTDLFHEWEDGSSSLYFDKAKFAYFEIHILKRKGAENDYTPEILQKVEELKGKLTEEDKNILIDSVIVKTQGFVNGNIKEGDLNPVEKFNNLLALYDGIDKNQLRQNLKYFLRKIMPVCEEWNIQMCVHPDDPPFALLGLPRIVTNEEDIEWFLNAVDNPHNGLTFCAGSLSANPDNDVPKLAQKFAHRTKFVHLRSTNVFENGDFIEAHHLGGRGKLIDVIRVFEKENSKLPMRIDHGRLLTEDVDKGYNPGYSFLGRMLALGQIEGVMAAVQNEMSKDL; this is encoded by the coding sequence ATGGAAAAGACATGGCGCTGGTTCGGGAAGAATGATCAAATAAAGCTAGGTACACTACGGCAAATCGGGGTAGAAGGAATTGTTTCTGCATTGCACGATATTCCTAACGGTGAAGTCTGGAGTTTTGAGGCTATAAATGATTATAAAAACTATATAGAAAGTCACGGTCTTCGCTGGTCTGTAGTGGAAAGCCTTCCCGTAAGTGAAGCGATAAAGTACGGAGGTGAAGACCGCGATTTTTTAATAGATAATTATATCAAAAGTCTCGAAAATCTTGGAAAAGCAGGAGTAACAACAATCTGCTACAACTTTATGCCTGTGCTCGACTGGGCAAGAACAGATCTCTTTCACGAATGGGAAGACGGTTCCTCATCATTATATTTTGATAAAGCTAAATTTGCTTATTTTGAAATCCATATTCTTAAAAGAAAAGGAGCCGAAAACGATTATACGCCGGAAATTCTACAGAAAGTAGAAGAACTGAAAGGTAAGCTTACCGAAGAAGATAAGAATATTCTCATTGATTCGGTGATTGTAAAAACCCAGGGATTTGTTAATGGAAATATTAAAGAAGGTGATTTAAATCCTGTTGAGAAGTTCAACAATTTACTGGCTTTGTATGATGGAATTGATAAAAATCAGCTTCGCCAAAATCTTAAATACTTCCTCCGAAAAATAATGCCCGTCTGTGAAGAATGGAATATCCAGATGTGCGTGCATCCAGATGATCCCCCTTTTGCATTGTTGGGTTTACCAAGAATCGTAACCAACGAGGAAGATATCGAGTGGTTTTTGAACGCAGTAGATAATCCTCACAACGGACTGACTTTCTGCGCAGGATCTTTAAGTGCCAATCCTGATAATGATGTACCGAAGCTGGCTCAGAAATTTGCACACCGTACGAAATTCGTCCACCTTCGCAGTACAAACGTTTTTGAAAACGGAGATTTTATCGAAGCACATCATCTTGGCGGAAGAGGTAAACTGATTGACGTTATCCGTGTATTTGAAAAGGAAAATTCCAAATTACCAATGAGAATTGACCACGGAAGGCTTTTAACAGAAGATGTCGACAAAGGATACAATCCCGGTTACTCATTCTTAGGAAGAATGCTGGCTTTAGGTCAGATCGAAGGCGTAATGGCGGCCGTTCAAAATGAAATGTCCAAAGATCTTTAG